A region from the Linepithema humile isolate Giens D197 chromosome 1, Lhum_UNIL_v1.0, whole genome shotgun sequence genome encodes:
- the LOC137001943 gene encoding uncharacterized protein isoform X2 — protein MSQRVQPPITRLATMINDALKCDDKAKKIKQLAKSKLAVCKLLATHCYNNKQFDTGIIRRYCCSIRDKVNEYAFQVCMGGNVAGDNFNAFVKSVYNMINYKKDNTEKDKKKQAAANRKKLVRDDATVDDPPMLFDEYGCAQGMWEPEIENPVNQEEKKKAIMEHYIIDEMAEQVKTLLRDTYALQRHFINRTKTKEQWTDLFTSWPVMLTTLFVYEHASLLLGKNVHSVWFKALEGANFFAEFMASYCADEEKKPSKSSQYMQMQNLLEEMNTAAQTERSNEPSAKAVVPLLVMYMKEKSTDLFVLLNVHELLKFYLATLLKIIFEHD, from the coding sequence ATGTCTCAGAGAGTCCAGCCTCCTATCACAAGGCTTGCCACCATGATCAATGATGCCCTCAAATGTGATGATAAAGCAAAGAAGATCAAGCAGCTAGCTAAATCAAAGTTGGCTGTTTGTAAATTATTGGCAACACACTGCTATAATAATAAGCAATTCGACACTGGGATTATTCGACGATATTGCTGCTCTATTCGTGACAAGGTGAATGAATACGCCTTTCAAGTGTGCATGGGAGGAAATGTTGCTGGagacaattttaatgcttttGTCAAATCAGTATATAACATGATTAATTACAAGAAGGATAACACTGAGAAggacaaaaaaaaacaggcAGCAGCCAATAGAAAAAAACTTGTGAGAGATGATGCTACTGTTGACGATCCTCCCATGCTCTTTGATGAGTATGGGTGTGCGCAAGGCATGTGGGAGCCTGAAATAGAGAATCCTGTTAATcaagaagagaagaagaaggctATTATGGAGCATTACATCATTGATGAAATGGCAGAGCAAGTCAAGACTCTACTCCGTGATACTTACGCTTTACAGAGACACTTCATTAATAGAACGAAGACCAAGGAACAGTGGACTGATCTTTTTACTTCATGGCCAGTTATGCTCACTACCTTATTTGTTTATGAGCATGCTTCGCTGCTCCTtggaaaaaatgtacattcaGTATGGTTTAAGGCACTTGAAGGCGccaatttttttgcagaattcATGGCCTCGTACTGCGCTGATGAGGAAAAAAAACCATCAAAAAGCTCTCAGTATATGCAAATGCAGAATTTGTTAGAAGAAATGAATACTGCAGCACAAACTGAGCGTTCCAATGAACCAAGTGCAAAAGCAGTAGTTCCTCTTCTCGTAATGTACATGAAAGAGAAGTCCACTGATCTGTTTGTTCTATTGAATGTACATGaactcttaaaattttatttagcaactttacttaaaataatttttgagcatgattaa
- the LOC137001943 gene encoding uncharacterized protein isoform X1: MINGLEVTCPYNTCNKKYDRVNSFSGHLTKYHKCQILIPTTVDMNIDDGLEVNSENIDYREKDEDLTITKNTSDEDDNDEDYDNRDSFINALAIFYLKLECEYFIPESTIQYIVEELKTLTVHEQERVKRSLKKHLQKEGISFSQVNKILKDVFSDNSCSTKFKELQTIYSRKEFYKSHFHFVWPKKKPLSKGEFFHFVPISETLKALFHDKSLDFNISAPVQYEDGLFKDFTDGSAFRTSKFFKENPNGLRLILYQDGFKVVTPIGPAKGHHELVGVYLAIGNLPDYVRFQKNSIYLVALCKKKNFDHQAVYGEIVEDLKIIESVGINVPGHDTVKGSLVFITGDNLGSHTLGGFVDNFSRSIYFCRYCDLNRYAFFDEDGECKTFERRTVDSYRNCLTKVKVNAETKEITPYHGIKFNSVFNDLLYYHVCNAGLPPCLGHDLMEGVITYDVALFINYLINHGWFTLSELNELIDNFPYSSEDRRDKPLHLKSKAEKVRGGAWQIWTFLRLFPLIIINHIEDKDNEVWQCLLLLTEIVEIVCAPVLHVSHLPYLQTLIQNYLITRRELFPDVPLRPKHHYMSHYPELITIYGPLIKVWTMRFESKHTFFKRALRSCRNFKNITYTLSTKHEFLQCLCRSGCGLRNVVNTSEMTDFLAHMYSESLQYAVLRAHLEAGMQECVTATVKGTLYKKGNVVAVRQDSYQQNVIMGQIRIILCDTKQNIYFVVETVETKFRPHIRAYELSTPTGYECISLNKLLSYYPLHVYTINLKIFVRIKHGFVCTKL; this comes from the coding sequence ATGATTAATGGATTAGAAGTAACTTGCCCTTATAATACTTGCAACAAGAAGTATGATAGAGTAAATTCATTTTCAGGACATTTGactaaatatcataaatgtcAGATTTTAATTCCAACTACAGTTGACATGAACATTGACGATGGGTTAGAAGTAAATTCTGAAAACATAGATTATAGAGAGAAAGATGAAGATTTAACAATAACCAAAAATACTAGCGATGAGGATGATAATGATGAAGATTATGATAATCGCGATTCATTCATTAACGCTTTGGCTATCTTCTATCTCAAACTTGAATGTGAATACTTTATTCCGGAAAGTACAATTCAATATATTGTTGAGGAGCTGAAGACTCTAACTGTACATGAGCAGGAAAGGGTGAAGAGGAgtttaaaaaagcatttgcAAAAGGAAGGCATATCTTTCTCacaggtaaataaaattctaaaagatGTTTTTTCAGACAATTCATGCTCTACTAAATTTAAAGAACTGCAAACTATTTACTCGCGAAAAGAGTTTTACAAGTCacattttcattttgtgtGGCCTAAGAAGAAGCCCCTATCAAAAGGTGAATTCTTCCATTTTGTGCCTATTTCAGAGACTTTAAAGGCATTATTTCATGATAAGTCTCTGGATTTCAATATTAGTGCACCTGTACAATATGAGGATGGTCTGTTCAAAGACTTTACAGATGGTAGTGCTTTCAGAACtagtaaatttttcaaagagaaTCCAAATGGATTGCGTCTAATACTATATCAAGATGGCTTTAAAGTTGTGACACCTATTGGGCCTGCAAAGGGCCATCACGAACTTGTAGGTGTGTATCTTGCCATTGGAAACCTTCCTGATTATGTTCGATTTCAAAAGAATTCCATCTACCTTGTGGCAttgtgcaaaaagaaaaattttgatcatCAAGCTGTATATGGTGAAATAGTGgaggatttaaaaataattgagagTGTTGGGATAAATGTTCCTGGCCATGACACTGTCAAGGGTTCACTTGTCTTTATTACAGGAGACAACTTAGGAAGTCACACATTAGGCGGGTTTGTCGACAACTTTAGTAGATCAATTTACTTCTGCCGATACTGTGATTTGAACAGATATGCATTTTTTGATGAAGATGGTGAATGCAAAACTTTTGAAAGGAGGACGGTTGATTCGTACAGAAACTGTTtaacaaaagtaaaagttaATGCTGAAACGAAGGAAATTACCCCCTACCATGgtattaaattcaattctgTCTTCAATGATCTGCTATACTACCATGTATGTAATGCTGGTCTCCCACCTTGCTTAGGACATGATTTGATGGAAGGTGTAATCACATATGATGTAGCACTTTTTATTAACTACTTGATTAATCATGGTTGGTTTACACTCAGTGAGTTAAATGAATTGATTGACAACTTCCCGTACTCAAGTGAAGATCGAAGGGATAAACCACTCCACTTGAAATCAAAAGCTGAAAAAGTAAGGGGTGGCGCATGGCAGATCTGGACATTTCTGAGATTGTTTcctttgataataattaatcatataGAAGATAAGGACAACGAAGTGTGGCAATGCCTACTTCTGTTGACAGAGATCGTTGAAATTGTGTGTGCACCAGTTTTACATGTCTCACATTTGCCATATTTGCAGACATTAATTCAAAACTATCTCATAACGAGAAGGGAACTTTTCCCTGATGTACCACTCCGTCCTAAGCATCACTACATGTCACACTATCCAGAACTTATTACTATTTATGGACCACTTATAAAAGTATGGACGATGAGATTTGAGAGcaaacatacatttttcaagcgTGCCTTGAGATCATGTCGTAATTTCAAGAATATAACCTACACGCTCAGCACAAAGCACGAATTTCTGCAGTGTCTCTGTAGATCAGGATGTGGCCTGAGGAATGTTGTTAATACATCTGAAATGACAGACTTCCTTGCGCACATGTACTCAGAGAGTTTGCAATATGCAGTATTAAGAGCACATCTTGAAGCTGGCATGCAGGAATGTGTAACAGCAACTGTGAAAGGaacgttatataaaaaagggAATGTTGTGGCTGTACGGCAAGATAGCTACCAACAAAATGTGATCATGGGTCAAATAAGAATTATACTTTGTGATACTAAACAAAACATATACTTTGTAGTTGAAACTGTAGAAACAAAATTCCGACCACATATAAGAGCATATGAGTTGAGTACACCTACAGGATATGAATGTATTTCATTAAACAAACTTCTGAGTTACTACCCTCTCCATGtatatactataaatttaaaaatatttgtgaggATAAAACATGGCTTCGTATGCACAAAGCTGTGA